DNA from Onthophagus taurus isolate NC chromosome 2, IU_Otau_3.0, whole genome shotgun sequence:
aacGTGTTTAATGGGGCTCTATCGTAAATGTTGTATCtacaaaaataagaaataaaatgagaaaattaattaatgttgacTTTTTTTACCTAATTTGTGATAATTTTTTCGTCACCGGATGTTGTTTTAATACCGTGTCTATGGTCGTGTAATgcacatttttttctatgtaCTCGGATTCGATGGgaaaagttgttaaaatttCGTAATCTTTTGGGTGGcgttcttttaaattatttgcaGCATTAAAGCCGTCAACTAAAAGAGTTTCTCCACCTTCCCCATCGTGACTTAACATATGAAATACTTGAAGGctgaaataaatgtttatgaaaaaattgaaatagcaatataaaaatatcattttgtaCCCTGAAGCTTCTGTAAAATAAGTGTTATCGTTATGGGCCCCTAATTCGATTGTTGTGTAAGCCGTATCGGCGTGTTCTAAATTATTACTAACTTCCCACATTCCACCAAATAACGTTTGTTGAACCGGAGCCATGTTTCGGACAACTTTTTCTGTTGATTCAATACTTGGTTctacctttaaaaataatttgtggtaattaagaaaattgctttaaatgaattttagaTACCTCGGTGACAAATCCAATTCCGTATTTTAAgatgttttttaatacaagttttaaaccggtttgatcttttttaaaatattctttggATGTTACGTAAAGttctttgatgttttttatttgatttgagTTCCAATAAAAGCTTTCATTTTGTGGTAGTTTTGTAGTTTTGTAAAgattacttaaataatttaatgaaaattctGTTAAATGGCCATCTTTCCCtaaaaacaatattgtttcaacgtaaaaaatgaatgaattaaaattagaactaaaactagcactagaattaacactacacctagaaatagaaacattcgggtttagccgcacgtcttttaagacggctaaacccgaatgattctagttctaggtctagtgttagttttagttttacacttgcactatcactagaactagcattagacctagaactagaaacattcgcaGACAACAAAACAcagaatgtttttaattctaagtctaatgttaattttagtgatagtgttagttctagtttgagttataatttggtaacttacaagtaatttttaatttatcattaattttgacacaATCCACaggttttatatttttaggtatttttaaaacgtcCGACATGATTTGATTCGTTTTTTGATTGTAACATTTTTCACATCTGCAATGATCTCGAAGCCAAATGTAATGAATTTTTAGGTTTTCGTCAATTTCTAAATGGGAGTCGTATAAACTAAGAAATCCTACAAGACaagaatataaagaaaattaatgaataaattaattgataaaattaaattttttcttactcgtattattaattttttgcgAAAAAACTTTCTGCGTTAATTTGAGCATGGTTAAAAGTAAAATGAGAAGTTgctgtttataaaataataagtaattttatctttatgtggtgataaaaaagtttttaacagTAAATTGAGGTCAAatggtttcattttttttttctggatCGAATGTTGAGgttaaagttgaattaaaagactgttaaattcaaaaatagaagaaataaagattaataatcaatttaGACAAACTAAAATATGCAGTGTTAGAAAATGATTCTTCAATCTCAGTACATTGCTATATGTACTTACTAGAGGTGTTAATGTAttcttttgaattttatttgatgtttaaatttgacgtCAATTTGTTTAACCTTGACTGAggtcttatttattttacataataaatccttttttacaaaatcattgatggagaaagaaataaaagaattgtattggttgatttataaaaatatttattaattatttatttgtacactttttatttttcaaaattaagataaggtttttttgataaagaatcttaaataaaacataaaattcccttAAAAAAACTGGTTTTCTCCTATTTTCTAATTTGTTACTTCTATTTTTGTGATGCTAAAAACatttaacaaatcaaaaataatatacaaaaaacccattttttacttttataaattaaattaaaccttaatcgttaaaatcattaaattacaaaaaaagaaacaatcccaaaatagaaaaaaataaaaattacgcTTGAGCACTATCTATAAAAGCCCTATTTCTCAATTGAATATTACTATCTGACGTATAACTTTTGCTAATATGTTTACTAATACTACCATTTTCATACAAATCCGTTTGAATTGGGAAACAAATTCCAACTCCTTTTCCATTTTTACAACTTtcatttgaatattttatttcttctttatccTAAAAATTACgacaaaaaatcattaacacATCATTAAAGTTGCATATAAAGGTACTGACTTCAACTTTTGTTTTGGACTTTTTTACATAAGTCTTTTTGTAGAAATCGGAAAACAGGAAGTAGAACATAACGGCGTGAAGGCCGATCCACCAGACAAACGCCTTTGGATAATCACAATCAATAAATAGTAATTGAAAAGCGTGGACCATCACCAATACGAATTGaacctataaaaattaaatttaaattaattaataaccaaaattaacacaacacgatcaatttgaattcaaataagagctgttttatatttatttcaacttttgaCATCaggatttatttattcaaatttaaacatttcaaaacgATGAACAGGATGTGAGTTAATTCTATACTGCTTATTGTATAATATcagtttaaagtttttgtatgTAATGTACTATACTATACAGGATTGTTCAAGAGATAAAATGTTGATTGGATCatgttctagttttgcactagaactaacacaagatctagaactagaattattcgggtttagccgtcttgagagacgtgcggctaaacccgaatgtttctagttctaggtgtaatgttagttctagtgacagtagtAGGTAGcgttagttagcataagatatcactatgttgcatatttttattgcactaaaactagaactaacactagacctaaaactagaaagtatctgtgaatgtttctagttctaggtctagtgttagttctagttttacattatcactatcactagaactaacacaagacctagaactagaaccattcgggtttagcagtcttgagagacgtgcggctaaacctgaatgcttctagttttaggtttaatgttagttctagtgacagtagtAGGTAGcgttagttagcataagatatcactatgttgcatatttttattgcactaaaactagaactaacactagacctaaaactagaaagtatctgtgaatgtttctagttctaggtctagtgttagttctagttttgtattatcactatcactagaactaacacaagacctagaactagaatcattcgggtttagccgtcttcagagacgtgcggctaaacccgaatgtttctagttctaggtctagtgttagttctagttttacattatcactatcactagaactaacacaagacctggaactagaaacattcgggtttagccgtcttcagagacgtgcggctaaacccgaatgtttctagttctaggtctagtgttagttctagttttacactagtactatcactagaactaacacaagacctagaaatagaatcattcgggtttagccgtcttgagagacgtgcggctaaacccgaatgtttctagttctaggtctagtgttagttctagttttacattatcactatcactagaactaacacaagacctagaactagaatcattcgggtttagccgtcttgagagacatgcggctaaatccgaatgattctagttctaggtctagtgttagttctagtgttagttctagttttacattatcactatcactagaactaacacaagacctagaactagaaacatcgggtttagccgtcttgagagacgtgcggctaaacccgaatgtttctagttctaggtctagtgttagttctagtgttagttctagttttacattaccactatcactagaactaacacaagacctagaactagaatcattcgggtttatccgtcttgagagacgtgcggctaaatccgaatgattctagttctaggtcttgtgttagttccagttttgcactagtactatcactagaactaacacaagacctagaaatagaatcattcgggtttagccgtcttgagagacgtgcggctaaacccgaatgtttctatttctaggtctagtgttagttctaattttacattaccactatcactagaactaacacaagacctagaaatagaatcattcgggtttatccgtcttgagagacgtgcggctaaatccgaatgattctagttctaggtctagtgttagttctagtgttagttctagttttacattatcactatcactagaactaacacaagacctagaactagaaacatcgggtttagccgtcttgagagacgtgcggctaaacccgaatgtttctagttctaggtctagtgttagttctagtgttagttctagttttacattaccactatcactagaactaacacaagacctagaactagaatcattcgggtttatccgtcttgagagacgtgcggctaaatccgaatgattctagttctaggtcttgtgttagttccagttttgcactagtactatcactagaactaacacaagacctagaaatagaatcattcgggtttagccgtcttgagagacgtgcggctaaacccgaatgtttctatttctaggtctagtgttagttctaattttacattaccactatcactagaactaacacaagacctagaaatagaatcattcgggtttatccgtcttgagagacgtgcggctaaatccgaatgattctagttctaggtctagtgttagttctagtgttagttctagttttacattatcactatcactagaactaac
Protein-coding regions in this window:
- the LOC111420815 gene encoding trimethyllysine dioxygenase, mitochondrial, whose product is MLKLTQKVFSQKINNTRFLSLYDSHLEIDENLKIHYIWLRDHCRCEKCYNQKTNQIMSDVLKIPKNIKPVDCVKINDKLKITWKDGHLTEFSLNYLSNLYKTTKLPQNESFYWNSNQIKNIKELYVTSKEYFKKDQTGLKLVLKNILKYGIGFVTEVEPSIESTEKVVRNMAPVQQTLFGGMWEVSNNLEHADTAYTTIELGAHNDNTYFTEASGLQVFHMLSHDGEGGETLLVDGFNAANNLKERHPKDYEILTTFPIESEYIEKNVHYTTIDTVLKQHPVTKKLSQIRYNIYDRAPLNTLNFEEIPMFYDAYKRLGEEINKEEQKYWLKLNPGTVIFIDNFRVLHGRASYSGFRRLTGCYVARNEWTSTAKNLGLHLY